GGCCTGCGTGTCTTCCTGCAAAGTCACATTCAGGCTGGTGGTAGCGCCCATAACGGGCACCTCCCGGCGCTGAAACCCTACGTAACTCAGCACCAGCGTGCTGCCCTCGGGGACAGAAATGGAATAATTACCGTTGGCATCGGTGGAGGTGCCGCGGGTGGTGCCTTTCACAACTACCGTTACGCCGGGCAACCCGTCGCCGTTAGGCTGGGTTACGCGTCCGGCCACGGTCACATCGGCCGCCGATGCCTGCACCAGCGCCATTGGGCTTAGGCTGGCAGGTAGTGCGGCCTTGGCCGGCACTACCAGGGTGGGCCACCCGCAGGCGGCCACCAGAGCGGCTCGCCGGAGCAGCAGATAAGAAGTAGAGGGTTGGGACATTTACGTGGGTTTGGGATTGGTAAGGGAAAATCAAAAAAACAAGCATGCCGGTCGGGGCCGGGCAGCACTTGGAAGTGCTAGTTAGCCGTGGAGCCGGCCCGGGGAACCGGGCCCGCCGGAGCGGAAGCGCGGGCGGCGGGCTCTGTGTAGCGAAAGCGGGCCGTCTGGTCGCCTACGCGCAAAGTGAAGTAGCCATTTTCCAGTTGGGGGCGGCCCTGCGCATCGGGGTAGCTCAGGTGCTGTATGGGGTTGATGATAAAGCTCATTTCCCGGCTCTGTCCAGGTGTAAACTCCTGCTTGTCAAAATGTTTTAGCAGCTTCACCGGGCGGGTGATGCGGCCCACCTCATCCGTCAGAAACCAGAGCACGGCTTCCTTACCGGGCATCGTGCCTGTATTGGTTACCGTCACTTGGGCTCGGATGGTACCGGTTGCGCTAATCAGCGTATCGGAGAGCTGCAGGTTGCTGTACTGGTAGGTGGTATAGCTCAGGCCCTGGCCAAACTCCGTGAGCATGGCGGCCTGGTACTTAGGCCCCCGGTTTTCAAAGCCGGCGCCAAAGTCACTCAGCTCCAGGCTATTCTCGTTGTTGTCGTGGTGGTAGTTGGAGATGTGACCGGCAAACTGCGGATAGGTGAAGGGCAGCTTGCCGCTGAAATTGGCCCGGCCACTCAGCAGCGCGGCCAGAGCCTCGCCCCCACCAAAGCCCGGAAGCCCGCCCCACACAATGGCCCGCGCCTTTTCGGCCACCGGCCGAATGATGCTGGGACGGCCACCGATAACCACCAATATGGTGGGACGGCCGCTGGCCTGGGTGGTTTGCACCAGCTGTATCTGATCTTCGGGCAGGGTTAGGTCGCTGGTGTTGCCCAGGCCCTCGGTGTAGGGTTTCTCGCCAATGGCTACTACTACGGCATCGGCGCGGCGGGCCGCCGCCGCAATGCCCGCCAGTTGCAGCTGGCCTTTGGCATTGCGGTACGGTACCATTTCCACCTTTGCACTCGGATATTCACGCTGCAGGGCGCCCACAATCGTTTGCACCTCGCGCGGGTATTCACTTTCGGGGCGCCCCTGCCAGGCCAGCGTCCAGCCACCAGCCAGGTTGGCGCGGGAATCAGCGGAAGGGCCTACTACCAGCAGGCGCTTCACTTTTTCCTTGCTTAAGGGCAGCGTATTCTGCTCGTTTTTGAGCAACACAAACGTTTCCGTAGCCGCAGCAACGGCTTGTTGCTTGAGGGCGGGGTCGCCGATACGATTGAGGCGGTCGGCGCGGGGCATGGGGTTTTCAAACAAGCCCAAATCATCCTTCAGCTGCAGTACACGGCCGGCCGAGAGGTTGATGCGCTCCTCCGTCAGGCGTCCTTCCTGCACCAGCTCTTTTACCAGGCGGCAGAAGGTAGTAGTATAGGGCGTCATGGCCATATCCACGCCAGCATCTACGGCCATAAAGGTGGCTTCCTTCTCATTGGCGGCTACTTTCTGTATCCGCACCAGCCGGATAATGTCTTCCCAGTCGGTAACGGCTACGCCCTTAAAGCCCATTTGCGTGCGCAGCAAGTCAGTAAGGATGGCTTTGGAAGCATGCACCGGCTCGCCATTGATTTCGCCGGAGTTAATCATGATGGTTTTCAGTTCGGCATCCATAGCGGCCTGAAACGAAGGGCGGAAAAACTCCTGCAGGCGCTGGTCGGAAATCATGGCGTTGGTCCGGTCCCAGCCATTGCGCGGATCGGAGTAGCCCAGGAAGTGCTTGCCGCAGGCCCCTACTTTATAGGGGAGGATTTCCTTGTTTTCCTGCAGCTCCCGCACAAAGGCTGCGCCCATAGCAGAAGCCACTAAGGGGTCTTCGCCGTAGGTTTCGTAGAAACGCGGCCAGTAAGCATTCACGCCCAAATCCAGCACCGGCGCAAACACCCAGTGGTGGCCCAGGTCGGCGGACTCCAGCACCGTGGCGCGGGCCGTTTGCCGGGCCAGTTCAGGGTTGAAAGATGCGCCCAGGTTGAGGTTGTGCGGGAAGATGGCGGTGCCGGCTACGTAGCTGGCCCCGTGCATATGATCGATACCGTAGATAATGGGAATGTGCAGGCGCGACTCCCGCATGGCTATCCGCTGCAGGGCTGCAGAATAGGCCAGCCACTGCCGGGCCGGTACTGCTTCCCCGTTCAGGAAAGAGCCAATATGAAACTGCCGGACCAGCGCCGTTACCTTGGCCGAATCCAGCACCACATCCCGCTGCACCCCGGTAGTATTAATAACCGTGTTGGCAAGCTGGGTCATCTGCCCAATTTTCTCCTCCAGCGTCATCTGACTCAGCAGTTGCTGCACGCGGGGGCTCCATTGAGGAGCAGCGGCCGGAGTGTTCACGGAAGCAGTAGCTGAGCTGGGTATAGCGGTAGCAGTAGCCGGAACGGCGGGCCGCTGGCATGCCCACAACCCGCCGGTGCAAAGTGCCACGGCGAGTAGATACCGGGAAGAGGTGTGCAGGTGGGAGCGGACGCCCGACGAAAGCCGGCGGCTACTCCAAAGCACTGACTTGTGGGGAGTCAAGGAAGGCTTCATAGATAGGTGGGATGACCAAATATACCAGAGCTTGTTGGGCAAATGCAAGCCCTAAAACCTTCTAATCAAGCCAGAAACAGGGTTTTTTAGTTTACATCACAAAAAATCGTTACGCTTATATCACACGCTTACTTACCCATTTTTTCGTTTAAATGACGCGTTAGCTGCGTTTCCTGGCTAAAGGCAGCACGGCTAAAAAACAATCAAAAAAAGTCGGCAATTGCCCAAATTTTTAATGTTTTATTCTCGCACAGTCCTAAGCAGCACAGTCTTCGTTCTTTTTTAGTCCTGCTCCTCTTCTACCGGCACCGAGTCATCCAATAGCACGTGGGTCCAGCCCTCGTTCACATCATAGTCCGGAACCTGCCGCCGCCGCTGCATTGCATCCAGTACTTTCTGCTGAAAGCTCCAGCAGGTAGCCTGCCGCAGGTCCAGCACCCGCGACAATTCCTGTGAGGAGTAGTTGCCTTTATGGGTATGAATCAGAAACACAGCGTACAAAGCCTTCACAATGGAGAACTTGCACTTCTGAAACAGCGTGTAGGCCGTGGCTGACTCTACGTAGCGGCAGCGCGTGCAGCGGCGGGAATACGGCTCCCGCCCGTCGCAGAACTTCTCGTGGCCGCATTTGCGGCAATGGTAGCCCCGTGCCCATTTCAGATCGGCCAGGTACACCAGGCAGGCCTCCTTATCGGGGTAAATGCGGCTGAACTCGCCAAAATCCACTTCTTTGGATAGCACCCGGGCCGTCTGGCTTTGGTGTAAGTCGCGCTGCAGGTCGGTGTTCAGCTTTTCAATGGCGGCCGACTGCAAAGCCAGCAGCCCATTGGCTTGCAGCAGCTCGCGGTTTTGCGCACTGATGGTATCACTCTGTCGGCGCAGTTCCTCGGTGCGGCGGGCCACCTCCCCTTCCAGCTCAGTGTTCAGCTGGTCTTTCAATTCCTGATTCTGGCGCAGCTGCTCCACCAACCGGTCCTGGGCCTGGTGCTTTTTGTGCAGTTGCTTTACCAGCTTGGCCTGCGCCCGGATGGTGGCATCCTTAATAGCTTTGATTTTCTCACCCAGGGCATAGGACAGCACCACCACTTCTATCACGAAGGCCGCATTCATGCTGTATACCGTGGCGGTATTGGTGAAGGTATTGATACCCAGCTTGCGCAAAATCAGAAAGCCTACGCTAAGCGCTACCAGCGCATGCGCCAACAGGAAAAAGCGGGCGGCCCGCATGCCCATCCGCCATACCCGAAAAGCCGCGTAGTATAGCATACCATAGGGAATCAGGTACAGCCAGAAGCCCCACCCCAGATGCAGCCAGATGGCATCTAGCAGCAATACACACACACTCACCAGCACCACGACGCGCAGCCACTTATCATAGCGGGGCAGGCGCTGCGGCACATCCAGAAACTGCCGGGCATAGTAGCTGAAGGTGAGCAGCAGCAGTATCGGGGACCCCAGAATCACCACCTGGTTTAGTTCGGGCTGATTAGGCCAGAGGTACTGAAATCCTAACCCGTCTTCGGACAGGAAAAGCAGGCTGCAGCTTCCCACATAGAGCACGTAGCGCAGGTAGGTCTGCTCGCCGATAAACAGGTAGATGCACAGATTATAGATAACCATAATCAGCAGCACCCCATAGAAAGCGCCCAGCAGGCCGTACTCAGCCTGAAAATGGTCGGCTAAGGATTGCTCCGTGCGCAGCCGGCTGAGGAAGCTGGTTTTGGACGTTGACTTCAGCCGCAGGTAGTAGGTCTGGGTTTCATTGGCCTGCAGCGGCAGAAAAAACAGAAAGTTTTTATAGGGCAGCTTGCGGGTGGCCAGCGGCAGGTCGGCGCCGGTATAGGACACCAGCGTGGGGTCGGCCACCGGAAAGAAAGCCACCTCATTAATGTGCGAGTCAAACAGCTCCAGGTACCAATGCCGCCGCACTGCTCCCTCTGCCTTCACCTGCAACCGCAACCAATAGGCAGAGTTGGTGTGCTCTATGTTGGTGGCGGTTTTATCGCCCCGCACAAACCGCCGGGCATTGGCCGGCTGCTGCACCTGGGCCAGCGTGAGCTCCCCGGTAGGGTCTTCCAGCACGCCATAACACACCGGATCCACATAAAGCTCTTCCAGGCCGGTGCGCACTCGCAGAGGGTTGATTTGGGCGGCCGCCGGGCTGACCGGAGCTAATGCCAGCAGGAGCAGCAAGCCCAGCCCACTACCGAAAAGCCAGCGCCGCGTGAAGGAAGAAAGATAGAGTTGAATGCCGTGCATGGACTTCCAAGATAAGAAAACACCTGATCAGCCTATTCCACGGCCGCAGCGGAGTTGCCTCCCAGGAACCGCAGCCAGCTTATTTGCTCCACCGGCTGCTCCACCACCAGCTGCACCGTATGCTGCCCCGCCGGGATAGAAGAAGTGGTAAGTGCTATGGTAGTCCAGACGGGGGAGCCGCTGGCCGCAGGCACTACGGCGGTGGCTATTACGGCATCATTCAGGCGGAAAGTAAGCCGGCCCGGCGTGGTGGCGGGCTTCAGCCGTACCTGCAGAGTATAGGACCCGGCTGTGGCAACCTCTACCGTATAGCGCAGCCATTCTCCCGGTGCCAGGCTACTCACCGCGTAGCCATTGGACTGCTGATCGGGAATACGCTCAATGTCTACCCCATCGTTGCGGTAGGCGTCGCCCTGGTTCACGGGGGCGGTGTTGCGGTAATCAGTCCGGGCGGCGTAAGAATCCTGATAGGCAACGCCGGCCCGGCCCATATCATAGTCTACCGCGTGCAGGGTGCCCGGAATGCCCAGCGTAGAAAAGGGAGTACGGGCATCGGCCGGCCGGGTGAGGGCGGCTACCACGTCTTTGTTAATCTGGCACTGGCGGAACTGCACCTGCTGCAGGAGCTTGTGCCGGCCAGCGGCCGTCAGGATGCTGCCGTAGGGCCTGGCGCGCAGCAGGCCGCTGGCGGCATCTACCCGTTTCAGGTTCCAGTGGCACCAACCGATATTCTGGTTATTGAGGCCCTGCACGGCGGTGGCAAACCAGTCGTTGGAGTTTTCGCCGGTTTCGCCTACCCAAACGGGCACCTGGTGCTGGTCGCGGAAGGCTGCCAGGTTATGGATCAGGTTAATTTGATTGGGGTTGGGGTCAGAAGCATCGGGGCTGTTGGAGCACCAGTAGCGGTGGGCATTATAGACCAGGTTGGGGCGCAGCTCGGCGGGCAGTTTATCGGGCGTGAGGTTAGTATACTCGTTGCCGTAGCCGTTGCCCTCCAGCAACACCAGGTGGTTGTCCTGCTGGCCCCGCACCGCCTGCAGCAGCCGCACATACAAGCTGCGCAGCTCCTGGTTATCGTTACTTAGCCCGTGGGCCGCATTCAGGTTGTGGGGCTCGTTGATAAGGTCGTACATAGCCACGCGGGCATCAGTGCGGTAGCGGGCTGCCAGCTGCTGCCACAGGCGCACGGTGGCATCCTGGTATACCAGGCGGCCCCGGGCATCCCGGCGCTTCCACAGGTCCAGCGGCACCATATTATCGTTGATGTTGCGGTCGGTGCCCTGGCCGCCGGGGGCGGCGTGCAGGTCCAGCACCACATACAGGCCGCGGGCGCCGCACCAGCGCAGCACATCATCTATATGGCGGTAGCCTTCCAGATTTCGGTTGGTAAACAGCTGGTTCCGGTCGTTCCAGGCAGCCAGGGAATCGGCGTAGGCCGTAACCGCAGCCGGGTTTTGCAGGGCCCGGAAACGGATGAGGCGCTGCTTAGGCGTCAGAAATAAATCATAGTGCAGTGGCAGGCGCACACAGTTAAAGCCCTGATCAGCCAGAAAATCAATATCTGCTTTGGAAACAAAACGGGACCGGTAGCGGCGGTAAAATTGTTCTACCTTTTTGGCGGGCATGGTACGCAGCAGCGCGGCCTGTATGCGGCCCTGGGAATTCAGCGTATCGGTACCCAGAATATAGCTTTCCTGCAAAAGCCAGCCACCCACGTTTACGCCCCGCAACACTACCTTCTGGCCGGCAGCATTGACCATATCCGGACCTTCGGCCCGCAGGAACTGCTGGGCCGTAGCGCTGCCTAGGAACAGGCTCAGCAGCCAGATACCCATAATGCAACCCACCCGACAACGAAAGCCTAATGGATCCTCAGATAAATAATTGCAGAAGGCCATATCGGTTCGGGTCTTTGCCTGGCATCGGCAAACGTATCCTGAGTGGGGGCTGATAAAGTACCCGTAGCTAAGGAGAAACTGGAAATAAGGAGAGTTCCGCTACCGGGTAAGCTGCTGCCACTGGCTTCTGTTAGTGGAATGCTACAGGGGGAAAGCCAGGCAGCTACCCGGTAAGGGCAGCAACCAAATTTAACACCCTGTGTGCGGGAAATACAAGTAAAAATCAGCCGATAGCCCCTTGAAAAGGCATTTACACTTACATCACCATTACTTTTTATACACGTAAGGCACAACCCCTATCTACTGTATCAGCCTATTTCGCCGCTTTTATTGCTTTGCTGCCCGCCAGGGTGGGCTGATAAAAAACAATGCCGCGCTGTGGGGCACGGCATTGTTTTTTTGCGACGTAAGCTGTTTCAATTACAGTATCTGCCCCAGCCCAAACAGCAGGGTAAAAGCCAGCGTGCTCATGGCCATTTGCTTTAATAACGGGTCAAGCTGCATCGATTCCTGCCGCAGCCACACCTGGCGGGCATTGAAGAAGAACAGCGGCAGCGAAAGCAGAAATAGCCACTGCCAGGGCGAGTGATACGTGAAAGCCACAAACAACACCGCACAGCTGAATCCCAGCAATAAGAGCAGCCAATGGTAGCGGCGCGCCCGCACCGGGCCCAGCCGCACGGGCACGGTAATTTTGCCGGCCAACTCATCAGAACGGATATCCCGGATGTTATTGACGTTGAGCACCGCGGTGGCAAAGCATCCCAGCGCGGCGGCGGGCAGCAATACGGCCAGCGGCAGGGTGCGCGTATGCAGATAATAAGTGCCGCACACGCCCACCAACCCAAAGAAGATAAATACGGACAAGTCGCCGAGGCCGGCGTAGCCGTAGGGCCTGGAGCCGGCCGTGTAATTCACGGCCGCCCAAATAGCGGACAGCCCCATAACGAAGAAGGCCAGGAATACCCAGGCCCCCGCCGTGCCCAGCGCCACCCACAATAGCGCCACGCCTGCCACCAAAGAGGCTGCGCCAAATACGGCCATGCCGCGCTTCATCTGCTGCGGGGTGATGGTGCCGCTCTGCACGGCCCGCTGCGGGCCTTCGCGGTGCACGCTGTCGGCACCGTTCTGGGAGTCGCCGTAGTCGTTGGCCAGGTTGCTTAGTATTTGGAGCAGAATGGTGGTTAGAGCGGCCAGTGCCAGCACCAGCCAGCTAAAGCTGCCGACGGATTTTGCCAGAAAGCTGCCCATGAAAATGCTGGCCAGCGCCAGCGGCAGGGTGCGCGGCCGGAATGCCGAAACCCAGGCCTGGGCCGGGCTGATAGAAGCAGAAGAGCTCAAAACAAGGAATGTACAGAACAAAAAAAGAACGTCATGCTGAGCGAAGTCGAAGCATCTCGCCTGCAATAGTAATTTAAATTACCTGCGGTAGAGATGCTTCGACTTCGCTCAGCATGACGTTCGAAATTAATCGAAGATCTACTTTAAAATATCGGCCACCAGCTCTTCGCTCATGGGCTTTACTTTGGAAGGGTAGAACTTAAGAACGTGCCCCTGCTCATCTACCAGATATTTGCAGAAATTCCAGGTAGGCGCCTCCCCTACCGCACCGTTCTTCGACTTATCAGCGAGGTACTTGAACAGCGGATCCGTGTCGATGCCCTTCACGGAAACCTTGGAGAAAAGCGGGAAGGTTACGCCGTAGTTCTTCTCGCAGAAGGTGGCAATTTCCTGGTTGGTGCCCGGTTCCTGTCCCCCGAAGTTGTTGGCGGGGAAACCCAGCACGGTTACCCGGTCGCCGTACTTCTTGTTCAGCTCTTCCAGCTCCTTGTACTGGGGCGTGTAGCCGCACTCCGAGGCCGTGTTGACAATGAGCAGCTTCTTGCCTTTGTACTGGCTGAGGCTAACGTCTTTGCCATTGATATCCTTCACCGTGTAATCATACACGGTTCCTTGCGCGGTAGCTTCGGTCATGGTAGCGGGAGCGGTAGTTGCGGTTTTAGACGCAGTAGATGAGGAGAAACCACAGGCGGCCATTCCGCCCAGCACAACTAAGAAAAAAGCTTTCATACGGACAGGAAATTCGGGACAGTTCTACGTGGATGGGAATTGTTCTCTCCGCCAACCAGCAACAGCAAGTTATTGTTTTTTCCAGGGAAAGAACAGGGCTTCTTATGGTTGGGCAAGCATTAGGTACGTGGCACCGTCAGCCATTTCTCCAGGTTGGTGGGCTGGTAGGCCAGCATCTTATCAATCAGGCCGGCGGGCGTATCATCCTGCTGCAGCTGGGCGCGGTTTTCGGGGCGTAAGAAGCCCTCGTCCACCATCTTATCCAGGAACTGCAGCTGGTGGTTGTAGAAGCCCTGCACGTTGAACACGCCGCTGGGCTTCTGGTGCAAACCCAGCTGGCCCCAGGTCAGCACTTCAAACAACTCCTCCAGCGTGCCGAAACCGCCCGGCATAGCAATAAAACCTTCAGCCAGGTCGGCCATCAGCAGCTTCCGCTCGTGCATGCTTTTCACCACGTGCAGCTCCGTGAGGCCCATATGCGCCAGCTCCTTATCGGCCAGGAAATCAGGAATAACGCCAATAGACTTCCCGCCATTCCGGATAACGCTGTCGGCTACGGCGCCCATCAGGCCTACGCGGCCGCCGCCGTACACCAGCGTGATGCCACGCCGCACTAGCTCCTTCCCCATCAGGTCGGCTTGCTGGCGGTAAATTTCATTGAAACCGGAGCTTGCCCCACAGTACACGGCAACGCTTTTCATATCAGTCAGTTTTTGAGAAACAGTATTAAATGAAAACTCCCCGGCTGGCTAGCCGGGGAGTTTTTTGTTTTACATGCGCTCAGGCACCGCAATGCCCAGCAGGCCCATACTGGCCTTAATGGTACGGGCCGTTTGCGCCGACAGCGCCACGCGGAAGGCTTTCTTCACCGGGTCTGACTCCACAAAAATGGGTACCTCGGTGTAGAAGCGGTTGTAGGCCTTGGCAATGTCGTAGGCGTATTGCGCCACCACGGCCGGCGAGAAGTTGCGGGCAGCTTCGGCCACTACCGCGGCGTAGCGGCCCAGCTCCTGCACCATCTCCTGCTCGGTTTCGTGCAGACTGCTGAGTGTGCTCAGATCCGTGCTTTCCGACACGCCCTGCTCCAGGGCCTTGCGGCGGATGGCGGAAATACGGGCGTGCGAGTACTGAATGAACGGCCCCGTGTGCCCTTCCAGGCTCACGGACTCCTCGGGGTTGAAGAGCATGCGTTTCTTGGGGTCCACCTTCAGCAGGTAATACTTCAGAGCGCCCAGGCCCAGCATGTGGTAGAGCTGCTCGGCTTGCTCCTCGGTCAGGCCTTCGGTCTTGCCTTTCTCCAGGGTGGCGGCTTTGGCAGCTTCCACTACTTCGCGCACCAACTCGTCGGCGTCCACTACGGTGCCTTCGCGGCTCTTCATCTTGCCGGAGGGCAGGTCTACCATGCCGTAGCTGAGGTGATGGATGGCCTCGGCGTAGGGCTTGCCCAGCTTGTGCAGCACCGCCTTCAGCACCTGCATGTGGTAGTTCTGCTCGTCGGCAATAACGTACACCGAGAGGTCGTAGTGGTAGTCCTGGTACTTCAGCTCGGCGGTGCCCAGGTCCTGGGTGATGTACACCGAGGTGCCATCGGCACGGAGCAGCAGTTTTTCGTCGAGGCCTTCCTCTTTCAGATCCACCCACACGGAGCCGTCTTCCTTCCTGAAGAATACGCCTTTCTGCAGGCCTTCCTCCACGCGCTCCTTGCCCAGCAGATAAGTTTCGGATTCGTAGTAGTACTGGTCGAAATCAACCCCGATGCTTTTGTAGGTTTCGTCGAAGCCTTCGTACACCCAGCCGTTCATCTGCTTCCAGAGGCGGATAACTTCTTCGTCGCCCTGCTCCCACTGCTGCAGCATGGTTTGCGCCGCCAGCATCAGCGGAGCCTGCTTCTTGGCCACATCAGTAGCCACGCCTTCGGCTTCCAGCTGCTTTATCTCCTCGCGGTAGTGCTTCTCAAACAGCACGTAGTACTTGCCCGCCAGATGGTCGCCCTTGATACCGGCCGATTGCGGGGTTTCGCCGTGCCCAAAGCGCTGGTAAGCCAGCATCGACTTGCAGATGTGGATGCCCCGGTCATTGACCAGGTTGGCTTTAGTAACGGTGGCGCCGGTGGCCTTCAGAATCTCGGCCACGGAGTAGCCCAGGAAGTTGTTGCGCAGGTGGCCCAGGTGCAGGGGCTTGTTGGTGTTGGGCGAGGAATACTCCACCACCACATCCTGCGGGCCGCCAGTGGGTACCGGCGCGCCATCGGGCTGCTGGCGGAGCTGCTCGAACAGGGCCAGCCACTGGGCATCGGCAATTTCCAGGTTCAGAAAGCCTTTCACCACGTTAAAGCCTTTCACCTTGGGCTCATTGGCCACCAGCCACTCGCCCAGCGCCTGCCCAATTTGCTCGGGGCCCTTGCCCAGAGTTTTGGTCAGCGGGAAAGTTACCAGCGTGAACGAGCCGGCAAATTCCTTGCGGGTAGGCTGAATGGTGAGTTGGTCCGGCGCTACCGAAGCCCCAAAGGCTTGCTGAATGGCGGTGCTGAGAGCGGCTTTAATCGACTGTTCGAGTTGTTGCACGGGGTGCGGAATAAAGGAACCGACCCATCGGCTCCGGAGTGGACAGCGTAAGTATGAAGCAACAAAAGTAGCGGAACCCACGCCGGGGACCAACTGGCCAGGCAATGAACCGGCGTGGGAAGCCAGATTATGGACTTTGGTGCTCCCTTAACCGTGTCCTGCTTAATTTTTGAAGAACGTCCTGTCGAGCGCAGTCGAGACAACTCGCTAGTGTGGTACTTACTGCCAGTGCAACGAAGCGGTAGAGATGCTTCGGCCAGCTCAGCATGACAATACTACCACAACATCAGCACGCGAGATGTCTCGACTGCGCTCGACAGGACAGTCTTTTAGAAGCTCGACCGGAAGGGCTTTATCAGCCTTAGCGGCTCGTCACTTCCTCCATGCGGAGGCGATTCTGGATAGCATCGGTAGCGGCTTCCAGAATATCGAAGGCATTGGTGGCCATGGTGTTTTCGGAGTCCAGGGTAGGGTTGATTTCCACCATTTCAAAGCACACCACCCGGTCATTTTCCAGCAGGGCGCGGCACAGGCTAATGGCTTCTTCCACGTTCAGGCCATCTACTACGGGCGTGCCGGTGCCTTTACTGAAGCGTGAATCCAGGGAGTCTACATCAAAACTGATGTACACCATGTCGCAGAAGCGCAGCCGCTCATAGATTTCGCGGGCTATACGACGGGTGCCTTTAGCTTTTACCTCGTCCAGCTTATAGTTTTTGATGCCCAAGCGCTCAATAATGGCGTTTTCCTCAGCCTCCGTATCGCGCACCACCACGTACACCAGGTGGTCGGCAGTGATTTTGGGGCCGGGCTCGCCCAGATCTTTGAGGCGCTTCCAGAAGAACTCGGTTTCCGGCTCAATGACATTGCGCTGGCACTCCAGGTTGTCGTCGCCCAGGCTAATGGCCAGCGGCATGCCATGCATGTTGCCGGAAGGCGTGGTGTAGGGGGAGTGAATATCGGCGTGGGCATCAACCCAGACTACGCCCAGCGTTTTGTGCGGATAAGCCGCTTTAATGCCCGCAATAGTGGCGGCGGCGCTGCTATGGTCGCCGGCCAGCACCAGCGGGAATTCCCCGAAGCGCAGGGTTTGCTCCACCGTGTTGGCAATGCCTTTTTGCACGGTATAAATAGAATCGATGTGCTTAGCCTTCGGAAAGTGGTTTTTGTCGAAGAGCACGTGGTTCAGATCCGGGATGGCCACGGAGTTGAACCGGCGAAAGTAATCGGACCCCTTGTTGAGGCAGGCCACTTTGAGGGCATCTACCCCCAGGCTGGCGCCACGGGTACCGGCTCCCAGTTCGGAGCGTACTTCCAGAAGCTTTATGCGTCGCATATTACATGGGCAGGAAAAGGGTTTAGAGTGGTTTTAATGCTTGCCGATTGAGCGGGTGGGAATTCCTCTCAGGCTTGACGCGCGCGGGCCTTCCGGCGCAACCAACGAACAAAGCACAACCAAAACCCCGCGGGCGGGGTATCTTTGCCCACGCAAGTTCGGCAAAAGCTGTCATGTTAAGAAATAGTCAAGCTGAACATTAATGCTTCCTATTTTTTATCTGTCAGCCGAAGCAGGCGAAAGACTTTTAATGGCTGGTTTTACCACCAGGTATTAACCGCTCCGGCGCGCTAAAGTCCTCCGCTCGCAGGCTGACAGACACCACTTACTCAACGCCTCTTTCCTTCCCTCCTTCCCTGAATGGATACTTATCACGACCTCATCAGCCAGACCTTTGACTGGCCCACCCCCGAGTTTCATGTGGAAAGCAACGAGCTGCGCTTCCACGACATTGACCTGATGGCCCTGATTGAGAAGCACGGCACCCCGCTGCGCCTCACGTATCTGCCC
The Hymenobacter sp. DG25B genome window above contains:
- a CDS encoding beta-glucosidase family protein, whose translation is MKPSLTPHKSVLWSSRRLSSGVRSHLHTSSRYLLAVALCTGGLWACQRPAVPATATAIPSSATASVNTPAAAPQWSPRVQQLLSQMTLEEKIGQMTQLANTVINTTGVQRDVVLDSAKVTALVRQFHIGSFLNGEAVPARQWLAYSAALQRIAMRESRLHIPIIYGIDHMHGASYVAGTAIFPHNLNLGASFNPELARQTARATVLESADLGHHWVFAPVLDLGVNAYWPRFYETYGEDPLVASAMGAAFVRELQENKEILPYKVGACGKHFLGYSDPRNGWDRTNAMISDQRLQEFFRPSFQAAMDAELKTIMINSGEINGEPVHASKAILTDLLRTQMGFKGVAVTDWEDIIRLVRIQKVAANEKEATFMAVDAGVDMAMTPYTTTFCRLVKELVQEGRLTEERINLSAGRVLQLKDDLGLFENPMPRADRLNRIGDPALKQQAVAAATETFVLLKNEQNTLPLSKEKVKRLLVVGPSADSRANLAGGWTLAWQGRPESEYPREVQTIVGALQREYPSAKVEMVPYRNAKGQLQLAGIAAAARRADAVVVAIGEKPYTEGLGNTSDLTLPEDQIQLVQTTQASGRPTILVVIGGRPSIIRPVAEKARAIVWGGLPGFGGGEALAALLSGRANFSGKLPFTYPQFAGHISNYHHDNNENSLELSDFGAGFENRGPKYQAAMLTEFGQGLSYTTYQYSNLQLSDTLISATGTIRAQVTVTNTGTMPGKEAVLWFLTDEVGRITRPVKLLKHFDKQEFTPGQSREMSFIINPIQHLSYPDAQGRPQLENGYFTLRVGDQTARFRYTEPAARASAPAGPVPRAGSTAN
- a CDS encoding 7TM diverse intracellular signaling domain-containing protein, which translates into the protein MHGIQLYLSSFTRRWLFGSGLGLLLLLALAPVSPAAAQINPLRVRTGLEELYVDPVCYGVLEDPTGELTLAQVQQPANARRFVRGDKTATNIEHTNSAYWLRLQVKAEGAVRRHWYLELFDSHINEVAFFPVADPTLVSYTGADLPLATRKLPYKNFLFFLPLQANETQTYYLRLKSTSKTSFLSRLRTEQSLADHFQAEYGLLGAFYGVLLIMVIYNLCIYLFIGEQTYLRYVLYVGSCSLLFLSEDGLGFQYLWPNQPELNQVVILGSPILLLLTFSYYARQFLDVPQRLPRYDKWLRVVVLVSVCVLLLDAIWLHLGWGFWLYLIPYGMLYYAAFRVWRMGMRAARFFLLAHALVALSVGFLILRKLGINTFTNTATVYSMNAAFVIEVVVLSYALGEKIKAIKDATIRAQAKLVKQLHKKHQAQDRLVEQLRQNQELKDQLNTELEGEVARRTEELRRQSDTISAQNRELLQANGLLALQSAAIEKLNTDLQRDLHQSQTARVLSKEVDFGEFSRIYPDKEACLVYLADLKWARGYHCRKCGHEKFCDGREPYSRRCTRCRYVESATAYTLFQKCKFSIVKALYAVFLIHTHKGNYSSQELSRVLDLRQATCWSFQQKVLDAMQRRRQVPDYDVNEGWTHVLLDDSVPVEEEQD
- a CDS encoding cellulase family glycosylhydrolase produces the protein MGIWLLSLFLGSATAQQFLRAEGPDMVNAAGQKVVLRGVNVGGWLLQESYILGTDTLNSQGRIQAALLRTMPAKKVEQFYRRYRSRFVSKADIDFLADQGFNCVRLPLHYDLFLTPKQRLIRFRALQNPAAVTAYADSLAAWNDRNQLFTNRNLEGYRHIDDVLRWCGARGLYVVLDLHAAPGGQGTDRNINDNMVPLDLWKRRDARGRLVYQDATVRLWQQLAARYRTDARVAMYDLINEPHNLNAAHGLSNDNQELRSLYVRLLQAVRGQQDNHLVLLEGNGYGNEYTNLTPDKLPAELRPNLVYNAHRYWCSNSPDASDPNPNQINLIHNLAAFRDQHQVPVWVGETGENSNDWFATAVQGLNNQNIGWCHWNLKRVDAASGLLRARPYGSILTAAGRHKLLQQVQFRQCQINKDVVAALTRPADARTPFSTLGIPGTLHAVDYDMGRAGVAYQDSYAARTDYRNTAPVNQGDAYRNDGVDIERIPDQQSNGYAVSSLAPGEWLRYTVEVATAGSYTLQVRLKPATTPGRLTFRLNDAVIATAVVPAASGSPVWTTIALTTSSIPAGQHTVQLVVEQPVEQISWLRFLGGNSAAAVE